The genomic DNA GCGCCGCGAGGAGGTCCCGGTGGCGCGCCAGGCGGCGAGCAACACGTCCTGAAGCTCGCCGAAGTAACCGTGCACGAAGCCCCTGTGCACCTTCTGCTGGGCGACGAGCTCACGCAGCGCCGCATCGGGAGACTTGGGGGCGGGGGCGTGCAGCCGGGTCCCCACGGGGCCAGTCCCCGGCTCCTCCGACGCGGCTCCCGGAGCGACCTGTGCCGAGGCATTGGGGAGCATGCGCGGAAGCAGGGAGCCGCTGCGAACGGGGAAATCGGACGCCGGAGCCCCGGGAGCGGAGGGCACATCCGAAGCCAGGGGCGCGGAGGCGCCGGGCGCAGCGGGAGTCTCCGGAGCCTGGGACGCCTGGGGAGCCACCGGAGCGGACTGGGAGCCCGGCGCGCGCCGGGTCCGCTTCCTGGAGGGCGCGGGAGGAGGAGCGGGGGCCTGGGCCGTGGGGGCGGAGGGCCGGGTCACCTCGTGGAACTCCAGCTCGACGACGGTCCTGGCCGGAACCGGCGCGGGGGGAGGCGCCTCGCGGAGCCACAGGAAGAGGAAGACGTGAAGCAGGACGCTCGCCGCGACGGCAAGGGCGAATGGCAGGCGGGAGCGGGAGCGGGACACACCTCATCTTCCGACGATTCGGAAGCGCGGGCTACAGTGACGAACCGTGAGCGAGCACGCGGGCGTCCTGGTCGCCGAGCAACCACACTACCTGCCGTGGCTGGACTTCTACGAGCAGGTGGCGAGAGCGGACACACTGCTGGTGCTGGACAACGTGCAGTGGCTGAGGAGGGGGTGGCAGCGGAGGGCACGAGTGGCCCTGCCACCGGGGGCTCCCCTGCCCGCTCCTACGGAGCCGGCGTTCCAGTGGCTGACGATTCCACTGGAGGGAGCGCACCGGGACACGAGGATCTCCGAGCTGGCGGTGGACACGGGACAACCGTGGACACGGAAGCACCTGGCGACGCTGACGATGCTGTACGGGAAGAGACCCTACTTCCGGAGCCAGGTGCTGCCGAGGCTGGAGGGCTTCTACGCGGAGGCGGAGAGGGAGGGGGGACCGGGCTCACTGCTGCGCACGCTGCTGGCGAGCATGGCGCTCTTCTACGAGCCGCTGGGGCTGAAGCCGCGAGTGGAGCTGGCCTCACCGTTGGACCGGTCGCACCCGGACAAGACGGGGAGACTGGTGGCGTACTGCACGCAACTGGGGATGGACACGTACTACTCGGCGGTGGGCTCGCTGTACCTGAAGCCGGGCCCGTTCCGGGAGGCGGGGGTGAAGCTGCTGTGGCAGAAGTTCCGCTACCCGGCGTACGACCAGGGCCGGAAGGGGGAGCGCTTCGTGGTGGGGCTGTCGATCGTGGACGTCCTGTCGAACGTCCACGTGGACGAGGTGCGCAAGTGGCTGGAGCCGTCCCCGTGGGGGCCCTTCGCGAAATCCCCTCTCCCTCTGGGAGAGGGTTAGGGTGAGGGTCTTCCCCCACCCCGCGCCTCACTTCCCCTTGTCGAACCGGACGAAATAACTCCGGACGGCGGAATCGATGAGGTCCTGGTCCAGCTGGGGCTGCATGCCGCGGTAGTGGGCCATGTCGATCATCTGATCGAGCAAGTCACGAGGTTGGCAGGCGGCGAAGCGGCGGCCGACGGGCTTGTAATGGGTGTCGATGAGGTACTGGACCATGTCGGCGTCGTAGGGGACGCCGCGCTTGGAGCACATGACCTCGAAGATCTGATGGAACAGCTCCTCATCGGGGGGCTGGACCTCGAGCTTGTAGCGGACGCGGCGGAGGAAGGCGTCGTCGACGAGATCACTGGGCTCGAGGTTGGTGGAGAAGGCGGCGAAGACGTCGAAGGGGACCTGGACCTTCTTGCCGGTGTGGAGCGTGAGCATGTCGATGTCGCTCTCGAGGGGAACGATCCACCGGTTGAGGAGGTCCTTGGGGGAGACCTTCTGACGGCCGAAGTCGTCGATGAGGAGCATCCCGTTGATGGCCTTCATCTGGAAGGGAGCCTCGTAGTACTTGACCTCTGGGGAGTACACGAGGTCGAGCATCTCGAGGGTGAGCTCACCGCCGACGACGACGAGGGGCCTGCGGCAGCGGACCCAGCGCCGGTCATAGGGCTGGGAGTTGTCGTCCTCCTCGACGGGCTTGTGGAGGTTGCTGTCGTAGATGCGGACGACGAAGTCGTCGATGAGGATGGCGTGGGGGATGAAGATGTCCCCGTCGAAGCAGTTGACCATGCCCTGGCAGATGGCCGTCTTTCCGTTGCCTGGGGGGCCGTAGAAGAAGATGGCGCGGCCGGAGTTCATGGCGGGGCCGATGCCATCGAAGATGTAGTCGCGGATGATGAGGTCGCCGAACTTGTCCAGCATCCGCTGGCGGGTGATGCGGTTGCCGCGGACGGTCTGCTTCTTCACGGCGTCGACCCACTCCTGGAGGGAGATGGGAGCGGGGCCGTTGTAGCGGTTGCGATCGAGGATCTGCCGCAGCACGTCGGTGGCGAACGTGGTGAGCTGGTAGATCATCGTGGACTTGCCGACGCCGGAGCCACCGCCGCCGCGGATGTCGATGTACTTCTGGCGACGAAGCCCTTCGAGGATGTCCTCGATGACGGAGGAAGGCAGCTTGAGGCGGTTGGCGATGTCCATGCCCCGCATCTCGCCGGCGAAGAAGATGGCCTTGAGGACGAGCTCCTCGACCATGGTGGCGGTGAGGCCCGTCTCCTCGAGCGAGCGGGGCTGGGAGGGCCAGAAGCGGGAGCCCTGGGGCGCGCCCCCTCCATCGGCGACGGCGGAACGGCGCTGGGTGCCGGTCATCCGGGGGGGGCCCGAGGCGCCGGGGGCGGGACGGCGCAGCTCGGCGGGGACGGGAGGCAGCTCCGCGGTGGGAACGGGCGGGGCCGACGCGCGGCGCATCTCGGCGGGGACGGAGGGCAGATCGATGCTCGGCACGGGCGGAGCCGCGCGGCGAGGCTGCGGCTCGACGATGACGGAGGGCAGTTCCCCACTGTTGGGAACGGGCGGGGCCGGGCGGCGCTGCTCGGAGGGCACGGGAGGCAGCTGCTCGGTGGGGAGCTGGGCGATGCGGCGGCGCTCCTCGGGAGAGGGATTGCGGCGCTCGAGGAAGGGACTGGGACCGACGGGACGGCGCTCGGGGGGAGCGCCCTGGGCCGGGGGCCGGGAGGGACCGCCGGGAGCCGCGGGGTTGGGCCCGGTGGAAGCCCGGGGCCGGGGTGGAGAGGCCAGCACGTTCGGACCGGAGGCCGCGGGGGTCTCCCGGGGCGTGACGGTGCGGCTCGTATCGGTCTGGAACTCGGGGGGCTCGAATCCGGGGGGAGTCGCCCCCGGCCTCCGCTGCTCGGCCATGCTTGCTCCGGGTTGAATGGGCCGAGTGTAGCAGGCTCCTCCGGTGCTGGCTCGGTGCTAGCTTGACGGGCATGAGCTTCTTCCAGGAACCGCCGAGGCTTGGGAACCAGTATGACGATGACGCCCTGCTCCGGAGCTATCTCGCCCGGGTACTGCCGCGGGACATGCGGGCCGGGTTGGAGAACGAGTTCCGCGAGCTGGGCGAGCTGGGAGGCAGGTACTTCTACGAGTTCCAGCAGAGGGACCGGCTGAACGAGCCGGCGCTGACGCAATGGGACGCGTGGGGCCACCGGGTGGACCACATCGAGGTATCACCGCTGTGGAAGGAAGCGGAGGCGCTGGCGGCGAGACGGGGCCTGGTGGCGGTGGCCTACGAGCAGAAGAACGGCGAGCTCTCGCGCATCCACCAGTTCGCGCTGAACTACCTGGTGCAGCCGTCACTGGACGTCTACTCGTGCCCGCTGGCGATGACGGACGGGGCGGCGCGGACGCTGCTGTCGCTGGGGAACCCGGAGCTGATCGACCGCGCCCTGCCCCACCTGACGTCGAGGAAGCCCGAGTCGTTCTGGACGTCGGGACAGTGGATGACGGAGCGGACGGGCGGCTCGGACGTGGGGCTGACGCAGACGCAGGCACGGAAGTCGCCCGAGGGCTGGCGACTGTACGGGACGAAGTGGTTCACCTCGGCGACGACGGCGCAGATGGCGCTGACGCTGGGGAGGCCGGAGGGGAACGGACCCGGGGGCAAGGGGCTGGCGATCTTCTACGTGGAGACGCGGAATCCGGACGGGAGTCTGAATGGAATCCAGATCAACCGGCTGAAGGACAAGCTGGGAACGAGGAAGGTGCCGACGGCGGAGTTGACGCTGGACGGGACGCTGGCCACGCCGGTGGCGGGGCTGACGGACGGCATCCGGAACATGGCGTGGATGCTGAACGTGACGCGGACGTGGAACGCGATGGGCGCCGCGTGGAGCATGAGGAGGGCGCTGGCGCTGGCGAGGGACTACGCGAGCAAGCGGGTGCAGTTCGGAGCGCGGCTGTCGGAGAAGCCGCTGCACGTGGACACACTGGCGGGGCTGGAGGCGGAGTTCCACGGAGGCTTCCTGCTGGCGTTCCGGGCGGCGGAGCTGCTGGGGAAGCTGGAGGCGAAGACGGCGACGGAGGAGGAGCTGCTGTTGCAGCGGCTGGTGACGCCGTTGGCGAAGCTGACGACGGGACGGCAGGTGGTGCACGTAACGTCGGAGGCGGTGGAGAGCTTCGGCGGAGCGGGCTACGTGGAGGACACGGGGGTGCCGAGGGTGCTGGCGGACGCGCAGGTGCTGTCCATCTGGGAGGGGACGACGAACGTGCTCTCGCTGGACACGCTGAGGGCGATGGCGAAGGGGGGCGCGCTGGAGGCGCTGTACACGGACGCGGAGCGGAGGCTGGGCACGGCGAAGGACGCGGGCCTGCGGCCGTGCGTGGCGGCGGCGCAGGATGCGCTGGAGAAGGCGCGGTCGTGGGTGATGAAGGCGATGGAGAACCCGGCGGAGGTGGAGGCCGGAGCACGGCGGTTCTCCCTGACGCTCGGCCGAACCTACGAACTGGCACTGCTGGTGGAGCACGCGCAGTGGTGCCTGGACAACGGGCACGGCCCGAGGACCCTGGCGGCGGCGCGGCGGCTCATGCGCAACGGCGTGGACCAGCTCGCCGACATGGATTTGGACGACTCGCGGCTGCTCGTTTCGTAACCTACAGAGGACATCCCATGTACACGTGTATCGGCACGCACTACAATCCAAACTCACTTCAGCACAGTAGAAGCCCAGCAGACTAAGCCCATGAAAACAAACGGGATTTCGTCCGCGCTCTGGAATGCATTCATAAGCGTCAACGGCGTCGCAGTTGGACTGATTGGCCTGGCAATTGCACTGGTCGCATGGGCCTGGAAGCCAGAAACAGAAATAAAGCTCTCAATTGCCATTGCAGTAACCATTCTCTCCGGCTTGGCATTGCTCTTTGCCATTCTAACCAAAGCACTGATCGACACAAACAAAGAACTCAACAACACCACACAAAACCTAATCGAAACAATAAAAAACCAAAAGCAACAAATTCCTCGAGCAATACTTTGCAAGAAAATCGAGACCACCAAGGGTGTCCATCAAACCATAATCCTTCTGGAAGCATCCGACCTCTTTCTCGGGGGGATGGCAGTATCGTTTAGCTACGTCGATCAAGATGGCTTCGAGCGACTGATTGGCCATGGGTATATATCAGTAATACAAGACGACAAACGCATTCAAGCAACACTGACGAACCTTCTCCCTGGGCAAGACGACATCGCCAATAAGCTTCTACAAAACAACAGACAAACACTGGATACTCTTCGCACAAAACCCTATCTCAGCCATCCATTCCTCACCCAAATCACTCAAGGACCAACCAATGCAAACACCTAACAAAGACAACGCACGTTCCTTCCCTGCAACCGTCGCGGCAGTGCTGGATGAATACACAGTCGTCATAAACCGAGGCTTGATAGATGGCGTAAAGCAGGGGCAAAGATTCTTGATCTACACTCTCGCATCTGAAACTCTTCTAGATCCAGAGACAAACGAACCATTGGGCCGGCTTGAAATCGTCAAAGGCACTGGAACGGTCATTCATGCACAAGAAAAAATGTCGACCATTAGATCGGAGAAACAAGGACAAAGCGAACGCAAAGTAGTGCGTCGTAACAGTCCATGGATTGGCATGCTGGGAAGTGCTGAGGAGGAAACCATTTATGTACCAGGAGCACCTTTGAGTTTTGACAATCCAAGATCTGGAGATCTGGCTAAGCCGATCTAGCCAATCATAATCTACAATGACATCGGGGAGGTACAGCTCCATGAATAGAAACGCCGGACAGAGGAAGCCCTGCGCAGTTCGCATGCACTCCCCAGCATTGCTCCAGACCAGAGAGACGTGGGCACTCTGCCCTCGGATACGCGCCGCTACGGGCAGGCCTGGACAGGAGACACTGCGGTCGTCATCCATACAACGAAATCCGCTACCCACAAGGAGGCAAACTCCCCTTCTGCGGCGTTGTCACACGTATGATGGCTTGAACAAGCTACCCGACTCATCCCCAGGCATCGTCATCACCCGAGATGATTACGGCACCATGCATGGCTGTCTCGGTCTTTCACTGAACCAGATCCAGCTCGTTTCTTTTGAGGACAGGAATTGAACCCCATGTCCCTTGGCTGCCAGTGGAGAGACATCCCTGGAGGACCATGACGACTATCGATGGACGGGAAGTGACGGGGAGCACGGTGCGGTGAGCCTCGTGCTCCCGGCGGCTCAGCGCTGGCAGTAGGACGGCATGGTGCTCGGGAGCCCACCCGCGTAGGGGGATGGGACGGTGCCGAAGGGATGGGCTTGGAGGAACTGCCAGACCGCCGCACGCGCGTCCGTTGGGATGGTATGCCCCCTGCCGTGGTTGCACAGCATGGCGAACTGGGACTTGGACTTCAGATCGTTGTAGTAGTTCTGGCTCACCGTTTGGAAATTGATGACGACCTGGTCGGATGGTCCGCCGTGGAAGATCATGGCGGCGAACTTGTTCGTTGGATCCTGGGTCGGGATGGTGGAGGTCCTTCCACCCGAGTAGGTCGCCACGCTCGCGATGTATCCAGAGCGGCGGTAGCTCATGTGCGTGGTGTTCAGACCTCCCGCGCTCATACCCATGCTATGGATGCGGCGCACATCGATGCCGACCTTCTGGATGGCACATGCCAGGACTTCGTCCGCCACGCGGAAGTCATCATCGCGTGACGTAGACGAGACATAGAACCAGGGGAAGGTCCCCGCGGCGGGATCACGTGCTGGCGCCGCGACGATACCGCCCATGGCCTTGATGGCTTCGATTTGCGTCGTGCCAATGCCCGTGCTGGCCTCCGTCGGCTGGCTGCCCGTGCCGTGCCAGTAGAAGACGAGCGGACCATCCAACGTCCTGGCCGCATCCGACATCCAGATGCGAACGGAACGGGCCGGGATGCCCGCCGGCCGGAAGGTCAGCGTCCCCTCCTGGAACTCGGGACAGGGGCCGGTAGGCGTTGGAATGAAGGCGGGCGAGGGCTGGGCCAGGCTGGCGCTCGTATCCGACAGCGTCTCAGAATGTATGTCTTCCACGCCACTCCACTCGTTCCCTTGTTCACCGCCACATGCGGAAACGGTCACGACGAGCGCGGCAGCAAGAACTCTCTTCATGGCAAACGACCTCCGGGTGGGACAGCGGTCAATGCGGAGGCAGCATATGAACACTCCTTGGCCCGAATAGAAAGCAAAACGGAATTAACGTAAAAATCGAGCAATACCGGTATGTCTCAGGGTGAACTCTGGGACTTGTGGTTTCAATCTGTTTACAGCACTCCGTCTCGAGCGAACTCCGTCAGCTCATGGAGAGTCTCGGGCAGGCCGAGGATGTCATTGTGGCGCCTGCCTTCAACGAGACGCACAGTGACGTTCGGAAACAGGGTTCCCATCCGCCGCCCCATGTCCGTGGGGATGATCTCATCCCGAGTCCCGTGGACGATGAGCACCGGCAGCTTCAGCCCGGGGGCTTTGGACGCACTGTCGAACCGGTCCCTCGCGAGCAGCCTCACAGGCAGCCATGGGAAGACCTTCGCCGCCATGTCCACGATCGAGGTGTACGGCGTGATGAGCACCAGCCGCACGCCGTGACCCCGTTTCGCCATCTCGACCGCCACGCCCGACCCGAGCGACTGTCCCTGGAGCACCGTGCGCTCCCGAGGCACTCCCAGTTCCCGGTACAGGTGCGCCAACGCGGTCTCCGCCGCGGCGTAGGCGCCCTCCTCGGAAGGCCCCTGCTCCGCTGCGAGCCCGTAGCCCGGGAACTCCACCGCGTAGAAGCCAAGTCCCGCCTCCTGGTAGCGCCGCGCCAGCCACTCCGTGTCCGCGAGCTGCTCGCCATTGCCATGGAAGTGCACCACGGTGGGCGCTCCTTCGGGCGCGGGCATGTGGAAGGCGTAGGCCGTCGAGCCCTCCGGTCCGGGAATCCGCAGGAGCGAGGCCCCGGGCAGCTCCGGTTCACGGGCCCCTGGCGGCGCCGGGAACAGCAGGTGCCGCTGATTCAGGAACACCAGGACGCACAGGCCCACGTATCCGATGACCAGCGTCACCAACAGCATCAACAGCATCCGCCTGGCTCTCCGAAGAAGACGATCCATGACGGCACCTTAGCGTCACACGCGTCTACGAGACAGAACCGGGCGGAGAGCCATCCGCCTCGGCCTGAGGTCACTCTTCGGCGGGATCCAAGGCCCAGGTCCCCTCTTCCCACCGCTTCAAGGCCTCTGATGCCTCAAAGGCCGCCAATCCTTCGCCGTTTGCTATCTCTTGCAAGACGGCCCTGGCCTCTGATGTCCGATGACGGAGCAGGTAGACGGCGGCCATTCCCCGCACATCCATTCGCGAATGAGTGAACAATCTGACGAGTGCATCCCGCCCCACGTCCCCATGCGCACGCAGCATCTTGAACGCGGCGACCCGCTGTTTGGCGTGCCTGTTGCCAGTTCTGGCATCCCCTCGGAAAATAGCATCTGTCTGTTCTGCTGTGTGGTAGGCAAACTTCTCCACCAGATCGTCCAACGTCTTCATCGGACCCTCCAAATGCCTCTCCTGATTTTATCGATGGCTTCCAGCCCAAACTGCCGCTGAGCCTCGTATGGCTGAGTGGAAATCCATTTCCGCACCGTCAATTTGTCGGAGCCGGTGACTCCTTCGCGAATTGACGAATAGAAGGCGCTCACGTCTCCGTGCAATCCCTCTTCGAGAGGGATGACATTCTCGGTGTTGTGAATCGCCTCTGGTCCAAAACGTTTGATGTTTTCCTTGTGCTGCTCGACGATGTGATGCCACCGGTTGCCCTTACCCGGCGAGCCCAACGCCTTCGTGATACCACTGTGAGAACGCCAAGCCCTGTGCCCATTGAGAAGGAGCTTGCCCCCAGTCCCGGTGGAACGCCCACCACCCCCGCCCTGAGCAGCCATCGCTACAACGTCAGACGCCAGAACGACACGGATTGTCCCCTCGGGCACGGAGACGATGATCCGCTCGATACCGGTTGTCGCATCCACCAGTCGCAAGCCCGTGTTGGCCTCTACTGCACGCAAGGATTGCCCAAAGCCCGGAAGCTTCGGGGCCTTGGAGACGAGCGCCGCGGTTTCGCCCACCGCCGCGGTCCCCACCAGGACGAGAATTCGCACACTGTTGGGACCAATGACCCGGCCGAACCGCTCACCTGCTTCGCGCAGCTCAGCGAAGGTGGAAGCCCGCGCTGCATCCTCGGAGAGCTGCGCATAGGCCTGGATCAGCTCGAAGAACTCGAACCCGAGATAGCCCCACAACAGCACGGTAAACGCGGCGGCCACACCTTTCGAGACGGGCTCGGGCGCCAGCAAGAGCGCCATGTATCCCGTGATGGCGATGCTCACGGTGGCCAGCACCCGTGTGGGGTCGAGCATGGCCCGCACTTCCGCATCCAGGCCTTCCAACGCTGGGCCCACGGCTAGAGCCAAGGCAATGGCACGCCTGTCGTCAGATTGCAGGTGAGGCCCATCGTCAAGCAGGGTGAGACAATCACCCGGAGTGCCACGCCGCTCGCAAAGCAGCCCATAGGACCGCGCCAGGTCCGGCGGCACCGCCTCTCCGCACGAGTCAACAGAGCCCGACGCCAGCCCTCGGCTCGGGAACACAGGGGCAGAGGTGGCCACACGCAGCGGCATGCCGAGCACCAGTGTCACCAACGCGGCCTTGAACTCCGATTCCCCCAACCGTACCGGCTCGAAGTCCGTGGGCAACCTGGCGAAAACACGGGCGACATTGTCGTCCTCGTCGCCGCGTGGCACCGCTGATCGGTCCCGCCGCTCCGGAGATTCTCGCAGCGCTGACGGTTGATCGCGGTTCACCGCCAGCCGTCCGCCAGTAGGAGCCCCCGTGGCACACGCGCCAAGGAGCACTAGCGCCATCAGGGCCAGCGCGCCTACTCGCGAGCGCCGCCGCTCACGTGGGAGAACCAGTAACGAGTAGGCAGGATTGCTCCTCATGCGCTGCATCCCCTGAGCCTACGCGAATCTCCCACCTCCTGGGGAAGACCCTCACCCCAGCCCTCTCCCAGAGGGAGAGGGAGCATCCACGGATCCGTTTCGTGTTGCACGAGTGTATTTTTGACACTATGTTGGTGTCCTGGAAACACCAAGATGAAGAGGGGAAGGGCCATGTCCATCCGTTACATGAAGGCGCCGCCGACGACGTACGTGATGCAGTTCAAGGACGGCCGGGTGAAGCGGGAGGGACCCGGCCTCTCCTTCTTCTACTGGGCTCCCACCACCACCGTGGTGGCCGTGCCCCTGTCCAGCTCGGACGTGCCCTTCGTCTTCAACGAGGTGACCCAGGACTTCCAGGCCGTCACCCTCCAGGGGCAGCTCACCTACCGTGTCGCGGACCCCAAGCTGCTGTCCGGTCTGCTCGACTACTCGATCAAACCCTCGGGCGAGTACGCCTCCGAGGATCCCTCGAAGCTCGAGGAGCGGCTCGTCCAGATCGCCCAGGTGCGCGCCCGCACGGTGGTGCAGTCCATGTCCTTGCGTGAGGTCCTGGTGAGCGCGGCCACCATCGAGGGCAAGGTGCTCGCGGCGCTGCGCGAGACCGAGGCGGTGCGGATGCTCGGCGTGGAGGTGCAGGGCTTCGCGCTCCTCTCGACCCGCCCCACCCCGGAGATGGCACGGGCCCTCGAAGCCGAGGCGCGCGAGGCCCTGCAACGGCGCGCGGACGAGGCCATCTACGCCCGCCGCAACGCCGCCGTGGAGCAGGAGCGGCGCATCAAGGAGAGCGAGATCGCCACCGAGCTGTCCGTGGAGGCCGGCAAGCGGCAGATCCGCGAGGCGCAGATCGCCGCGGACATCGCCGTGGAGGAGCAGCGCGCCTCCTTCATGGACCGCTGGAGCGAGAACGAGCGCAAGGCCGCCGAGGCCAAGGCCTACGCGCTGGAGAAGACGCTCGCCCCAGTGCGGACTGTGGACTGGAAGGTGCTCATGGCCGCCGCCGGCGGCGGGAGCGATCCCAAGCTCAACATCGCCCTCGCCTTCCGCGAGATGGCGGAGAACGCGCAGAAAATCGGCGAGCTGAACATGTCCCCGGACCTGCTGCGCTCGCTGCTCTCGAATTCCTCCAAGTAGGTGCGCCATGTACGAGAAGATCGTCCTCGTCACCCGGAAGACGCGGCTCGCCGAGCTGGTCGAGCGCTTCAACACGCGCTCGCAGGCGCGCTTCTACCTGGAACACGCCGGTCAGGACTTCGAGGACTACGCCCGCGAGGATGACATCTACCGGCGCTCCCTCGATGTGCTGCACAAGCACCTGGCGCTCGGCCTGCCAGTGCAGCAGGTGGACCGGGCGCTGGTGCCCACCTTCCTCTTCACCGGCAAGGAGCTGGTGGTGACGGTGGGCCAGGACGGCCTGGTGGCCAACGTGGCCAAGTACGTGGGCTCGCAGCCGCTCGTCGGCGTCAACCCGGACCCGTCGCGCTTCGACGGCGTGCTGCTGCCCTTCGGCGTGGACGCGGCGCGGGTGGCGGTGCGCCACGTGCTCGAGGAGCGCGCCCGCTTCCGCGAGGTGACGCTCGCCGAGGTGGTGCTGAGCGATGGCCAGCGGCTGCTCGGGTTCAATGACCTGTTCCTCGGAGCGCGCACCCACGTCTCGGCCCGCTACACCCTGCACTACGAACGCCGCGCCGAGTCCCAGTCCTCCAGCGGCATCATCGTCTCCACGGGAGCGGGCTCGAGCGGCTGGTTGTCCTCGGTGTTCACGTTCGCCAGAGGGCTCACGGAGGCCACGGGGGGCGAACCGGGAGAGCCGTGGCGGTTCGCCTGGGAGGACCCGCGGCTGGCCTTCGTGGTGCGCGAGCCCTTCATCAGCCGGCACTCGGCGGC from Archangium lipolyticum includes the following:
- a CDS encoding TonB C-terminal domain-containing protein, producing MSRSRSRLPFALAVAASVLLHVFLFLWLREAPPPAPVPARTVVELEFHEVTRPSAPTAQAPAPPPAPSRKRTRRAPGSQSAPVAPQASQAPETPAAPGASAPLASDVPSAPGAPASDFPVRSGSLLPRMLPNASAQVAPGAASEEPGTGPVGTRLHAPAPKSPDAALRELVAQQKVHRGFVHGYFGELQDVLLAAWRATGTSSRRKSGRTCEVEVRLVQAPSGRLLQASVVYPSCDPSMDQEVLADLRSAAESLPVPPRDLVGHRDSLSSVFRFSFEPPPTLPPLRFDVVDLVDRKAIPKFNPKRVKLVSAE
- a CDS encoding WbqC family protein: MSEHAGVLVAEQPHYLPWLDFYEQVARADTLLVLDNVQWLRRGWQRRARVALPPGAPLPAPTEPAFQWLTIPLEGAHRDTRISELAVDTGQPWTRKHLATLTMLYGKRPYFRSQVLPRLEGFYAEAEREGGPGSLLRTLLASMALFYEPLGLKPRVELASPLDRSHPDKTGRLVAYCTQLGMDTYYSAVGSLYLKPGPFREAGVKLLWQKFRYPAYDQGRKGERFVVGLSIVDVLSNVHVDEVRKWLEPSPWGPFAKSPLPLGEG
- a CDS encoding ATPase produces the protein MAEQRRPGATPPGFEPPEFQTDTSRTVTPRETPAASGPNVLASPPRPRASTGPNPAAPGGPSRPPAQGAPPERRPVGPSPFLERRNPSPEERRRIAQLPTEQLPPVPSEQRRPAPPVPNSGELPSVIVEPQPRRAAPPVPSIDLPSVPAEMRRASAPPVPTAELPPVPAELRRPAPGASGPPRMTGTQRRSAVADGGGAPQGSRFWPSQPRSLEETGLTATMVEELVLKAIFFAGEMRGMDIANRLKLPSSVIEDILEGLRRQKYIDIRGGGGSGVGKSTMIYQLTTFATDVLRQILDRNRYNGPAPISLQEWVDAVKKQTVRGNRITRQRMLDKFGDLIIRDYIFDGIGPAMNSGRAIFFYGPPGNGKTAICQGMVNCFDGDIFIPHAILIDDFVVRIYDSNLHKPVEEDDNSQPYDRRWVRCRRPLVVVGGELTLEMLDLVYSPEVKYYEAPFQMKAINGMLLIDDFGRQKVSPKDLLNRWIVPLESDIDMLTLHTGKKVQVPFDVFAAFSTNLEPSDLVDDAFLRRVRYKLEVQPPDEELFHQIFEVMCSKRGVPYDADMVQYLIDTHYKPVGRRFAACQPRDLLDQMIDMAHYRGMQPQLDQDLIDSAVRSYFVRFDKGK
- a CDS encoding acyl-CoA dehydrogenase family protein; translation: MSFFQEPPRLGNQYDDDALLRSYLARVLPRDMRAGLENEFRELGELGGRYFYEFQQRDRLNEPALTQWDAWGHRVDHIEVSPLWKEAEALAARRGLVAVAYEQKNGELSRIHQFALNYLVQPSLDVYSCPLAMTDGAARTLLSLGNPELIDRALPHLTSRKPESFWTSGQWMTERTGGSDVGLTQTQARKSPEGWRLYGTKWFTSATTAQMALTLGRPEGNGPGGKGLAIFYVETRNPDGSLNGIQINRLKDKLGTRKVPTAELTLDGTLATPVAGLTDGIRNMAWMLNVTRTWNAMGAAWSMRRALALARDYASKRVQFGARLSEKPLHVDTLAGLEAEFHGGFLLAFRAAELLGKLEAKTATEEELLLQRLVTPLAKLTTGRQVVHVTSEAVESFGGAGYVEDTGVPRVLADAQVLSIWEGTTNVLSLDTLRAMAKGGALEALYTDAERRLGTAKDAGLRPCVAAAQDALEKARSWVMKAMENPAEVEAGARRFSLTLGRTYELALLVEHAQWCLDNGHGPRTLAAARRLMRNGVDQLADMDLDDSRLLVS
- a CDS encoding alpha/beta hydrolase, producing the protein MDRLLRRARRMLLMLLVTLVIGYVGLCVLVFLNQRHLLFPAPPGAREPELPGASLLRIPGPEGSTAYAFHMPAPEGAPTVVHFHGNGEQLADTEWLARRYQEAGLGFYAVEFPGYGLAAEQGPSEEGAYAAAETALAHLYRELGVPRERTVLQGQSLGSGVAVEMAKRGHGVRLVLITPYTSIVDMAAKVFPWLPVRLLARDRFDSASKAPGLKLPVLIVHGTRDEIIPTDMGRRMGTLFPNVTVRLVEGRRHNDILGLPETLHELTEFARDGVL
- a CDS encoding DUF2019 domain-containing protein — its product is MKTLDDLVEKFAYHTAEQTDAIFRGDARTGNRHAKQRVAAFKMLRAHGDVGRDALVRLFTHSRMDVRGMAAVYLLRHRTSEARAVLQEIANGEGLAAFEASEALKRWEEGTWALDPAEE
- the sitA5 gene encoding SitA5 family polymorphic toxin codes for the protein MRSNPAYSLLVLPRERRRSRVGALALMALVLLGACATGAPTGGRLAVNRDQPSALRESPERRDRSAVPRGDEDDNVARVFARLPTDFEPVRLGESEFKAALVTLVLGMPLRVATSAPVFPSRGLASGSVDSCGEAVPPDLARSYGLLCERRGTPGDCLTLLDDGPHLQSDDRRAIALALAVGPALEGLDAEVRAMLDPTRVLATVSIAITGYMALLLAPEPVSKGVAAAFTVLLWGYLGFEFFELIQAYAQLSEDAARASTFAELREAGERFGRVIGPNSVRILVLVGTAAVGETAALVSKAPKLPGFGQSLRAVEANTGLRLVDATTGIERIIVSVPEGTIRVVLASDVVAMAAQGGGGGRSTGTGGKLLLNGHRAWRSHSGITKALGSPGKGNRWHHIVEQHKENIKRFGPEAIHNTENVIPLEEGLHGDVSAFYSSIREGVTGSDKLTVRKWISTQPYEAQRQFGLEAIDKIRRGIWRVR
- a CDS encoding SPFH domain-containing protein — translated: MSIRYMKAPPTTYVMQFKDGRVKREGPGLSFFYWAPTTTVVAVPLSSSDVPFVFNEVTQDFQAVTLQGQLTYRVADPKLLSGLLDYSIKPSGEYASEDPSKLEERLVQIAQVRARTVVQSMSLREVLVSAATIEGKVLAALRETEAVRMLGVEVQGFALLSTRPTPEMARALEAEAREALQRRADEAIYARRNAAVEQERRIKESEIATELSVEAGKRQIREAQIAADIAVEEQRASFMDRWSENERKAAEAKAYALEKTLAPVRTVDWKVLMAAAGGGSDPKLNIALAFREMAENAQKIGELNMSPDLLRSLLSNSSK